One Thermus sp. LT1-2-5 genomic region harbors:
- a CDS encoding ABC transporter permease: MEAAELREIALRSLLVAGAATLLAALPAVPLGLWLALRGGGGAWGRMLLYAGMALPSVVVGLFLYLLLSRSGPLGFLGLLYTPLAMVLAEAILAFPLIAAFVLSGTRARVEEVRLLVRSLGGKEAQVLPTLFWESRRTLAAALAAGFGGAISEVGAATLVGGDIRHHTRVLTTAIVVETRKGELEAALALGMVLLGIALVVTGLLVILERE, translated from the coding sequence GTGGAAGCCGCTGAGCTCAGGGAGATTGCGCTAAGAAGCCTGCTGGTGGCGGGGGCGGCCACCCTCTTGGCCGCTCTTCCCGCCGTACCCTTGGGGCTTTGGCTCGCCCTCCGGGGTGGGGGTGGAGCCTGGGGCAGGATGCTCCTCTATGCGGGCATGGCCCTCCCTTCCGTGGTGGTGGGGCTTTTCCTTTACCTCCTCCTTTCCCGCTCAGGGCCTTTGGGCTTCCTCGGGCTCCTCTATACCCCCTTGGCCATGGTTCTGGCAGAGGCCATTCTGGCCTTTCCCCTCATCGCCGCCTTCGTCCTTTCCGGGACCCGGGCACGGGTGGAGGAGGTGCGCCTATTGGTGCGGAGCCTGGGCGGTAAGGAAGCCCAGGTCCTCCCTACCCTCTTTTGGGAAAGCCGCCGCACCCTGGCCGCCGCCTTGGCCGCAGGCTTTGGCGGGGCCATCAGCGAGGTGGGGGCCGCCACCCTGGTGGGCGGGGACATCCGCCACCATACGCGGGTCCTCACCACGGCCATCGTGGTGGAAACCCGCAAGGGGGAGCTGGAGGCGGCCTTGGCCTTGGGAATGGTCCTTTTGGGCATCGCCCTTGTGGTCACCGGGCTTCTCGTTATCCTGGAGCGGGAATGA